In Candidatus Contubernalis alkalaceticus, the genomic window CGATTCTGACACCCCCAAAGCCCGGCAGATAAACTCCAGGCTCAACGGTTACCACAGCATTAGGCTTTAGAATAGTTTTTATACCAGGAGCCAGCCTGGGTTCCTCATGGACTTCCAATCCTAGGCCATGCCCCAAACCGTGACCAAAATTACTGCCCAACCCTCTGCCAGCAATCAACTTCCTGGCAAAATCATCAGCTGTTTCCCCAGTTATACCGGGACCAATGTGTTTAAGAGCTTCCAATTGGGCCTTGAGCACAAGCTGATAAAGATCCTTTTCCCGTTCACCAACAAAACCAACTGCTACTGTTCGGGTCATATCAGAACAATAGCCCTGGTACTTTATACCAAAATCAAGAGTTAGCAAGTCACCTGGTTCTATTATCTTAGAGGAAGCAGTACCATGAGGCATGGATGACCTTTTCCCCGATGCTGCAATAAAGTCAAAAGCCGTTTTCTCCCCTCCTTCTTTCTTCAATAAATACTCCAACTCTATGGATATTTCCCTTTCTTTCCTACCTGCCTTAATAAAGGGTAAAATCTTTTCAAAACTTTCTTCCGTGATTTGTGCAGCTTTGCGGATTAAAGATATTTCCAGGGGATCCTTAATTACCCTTAATTCCTCCACAGTTCGATATAAAGGTATCAAATTAACGTCCGAGAGACTTCCCTTCAATAACTCCAATCCGTAAACAGTCAAATAGTTCTGTTCAAAAGCAATATTTTTAAAAGAATAATCTTTACACAATTTCTCCAATGATGATCGTGTAGGCCCACTGGTTATTAATGTAAACAGCGGTGCTTCTTCTTGAGCCTGCTGCGCATAACGAAAATCAGTTATTAAAAAAGCTTCCTTGAGGCCAATCAAAAGGGTTACAGTGCTTCCGGAAAAACCGCTTAGATATCTACAATTAACAGGGTTGGCAATGATAAAAGCTTCCAGATTTTTCCCCATCAGCTTTTCCCTAAGTTTACTCAATCTCTTTATAAAATAATCTTCATTCATTTACTGATTTCCTTTTGCAAAGAATCGCTATAAGAGCTTCCAATGCCAATAAATAGCTAAGAGAGCCAAATCCAGAAATTTGTCCCTTACAGACAGGAGCAGTCACAGAGTTATGGCGGAATTCTTCTCTTGCATAAATGTTTGAAAGATGCACTTCTACGATAGGCACAGTAAGTACTGATAAAGCATCCCTGATGGCTATGCTGTAATGAGTATATGCTGCAGGATTGATAATAACCCCAGAAACCTCTACTCCGTATTCCTGGAGATAATCAACAATCTTACCCTCATGGTTGGATTGTTTAATGATTAATTCTATCCCGTGTTTTGCAGCCTGTTCATTCAACCAGAAATTAATATCTTCAAGGGTTGATGCTCCATAAATTTCCGGCTCCCTGTTACCTAACATATTCAAATTTGGACCGTGAATGACCAATACCTGCA contains:
- a CDS encoding M24 family metallopeptidase; translated protein: MNEDYFIKRLSKLREKLMGKNLEAFIIANPVNCRYLSGFSGSTVTLLIGLKEAFLITDFRYAQQAQEEAPLFTLITSGPTRSSLEKLCKDYSFKNIAFEQNYLTVYGLELLKGSLSDVNLIPLYRTVEELRVIKDPLEISLIRKAAQITEESFEKILPFIKAGRKEREISIELEYLLKKEGGEKTAFDFIAASGKRSSMPHGTASSKIIEPGDLLTLDFGIKYQGYCSDMTRTVAVGFVGEREKDLYQLVLKAQLEALKHIGPGITGETADDFARKLIAGRGLGSNFGHGLGHGLGLEVHEEPRLAPGIKTILKPNAVVTVEPGVYLPGFGGVRIEDMVLITDEGLEMLTQKHKEELLIL
- the aroQ gene encoding type II 3-dehydroquinate dehydratase; amino-acid sequence: MQVLVIHGPNLNMLGNREPEIYGASTLEDINFWLNEQAAKHGIELIIKQSNHEGKIVDYLQEYGVEVSGVIINPAAYTHYSIAIRDALSVLTVPIVEVHLSNIYAREEFRHNSVTAPVCKGQISGFGSLSYLLALEALIAILCKRKSVNE